A region of Natribaculum luteum DNA encodes the following proteins:
- a CDS encoding HalOD1 output domain-containing protein, with protein MSDGTLLFEIVEALEKQGLGRNEYQLQRVIDVEALEQLVDSADPHTDLGIQFTDSEFRVLVTDSRVTVTRM; from the coding sequence ATGAGTGATGGAACGCTTCTGTTCGAGATCGTCGAGGCACTCGAGAAGCAGGGACTCGGCCGCAATGAATACCAACTGCAGCGGGTGATCGACGTCGAAGCACTCGAGCAACTTGTGGACTCAGCAGATCCACACACTGATCTCGGAATTCAATTCACGGATAGTGAGTTCCGCGTGTTGGTTACAGACTCCAGAGTAACTGTCACTAGAATGTGA
- a CDS encoding type II toxin-antitoxin system VapC family toxin encodes MTTAPEPLFIDTAAFFARFNERAAEHERATAVFDGIRSGDLRFDPLFTSRYVLSELATLMLRKVSHRAAVNALETIRKASSFNVLSVGGNAFDRSCEQFAEYDDQQISFVDHSSAVLAADCGIEHVFTFDRRDFRTLDFTVVPDDISGV; translated from the coding sequence ATGACAACTGCACCAGAGCCATTGTTCATCGATACTGCCGCATTCTTCGCTCGGTTCAACGAGCGGGCTGCGGAGCACGAGCGTGCAACTGCCGTCTTCGATGGAATCCGTTCAGGCGACCTCCGATTTGATCCGTTGTTCACGAGCCGGTACGTTCTCTCTGAACTTGCGACCCTCATGCTTCGAAAAGTCAGCCACCGAGCAGCGGTAAACGCACTTGAGACCATTCGAAAAGCCAGTAGCTTCAACGTTCTTTCAGTTGGTGGGAACGCCTTTGATCGAAGCTGCGAACAATTTGCCGAATACGATGATCAGCAGATTTCGTTTGTTGATCACTCGAGTGCTGTCCTCGCTGCCGATTGTGGCATCGAGCACGTTTTCACATTTGACCGACGTGATTTCCGCACTCTCGATTTCACCGTTGTTCCAGACGATATCAGTGGTGTCTGA
- a CDS encoding winged helix-turn-helix domain-containing protein, with product MSGNNRDDRGHFQAEHTDREYLAAVAEREPAGTSEIAEAVGVTRQNADRRLRRLEDQGKVSCKKIGTSLVWSLEEDTYIVQHVDPDDTFWEAETYAGEEMSAEDIDDILYS from the coding sequence ATGAGCGGAAATAATCGCGACGACCGTGGTCACTTCCAGGCCGAGCATACCGACCGGGAGTATCTTGCAGCCGTCGCTGAGCGGGAGCCGGCTGGCACATCGGAGATTGCTGAGGCAGTTGGTGTGACACGGCAGAACGCCGACCGTCGCCTACGCCGACTCGAGGATCAGGGGAAAGTCAGCTGCAAGAAGATTGGGACGTCGTTAGTCTGGAGCCTAGAAGAGGACACATACATCGTCCAGCATGTTGATCCAGACGATACTTTCTGGGAGGCGGAAACCTATGCCGGCGAAGAGATGAGTGCTGAGGATATCGACGACATCCTCTACAGCTAG
- a CDS encoding ATP-binding protein, whose protein sequence is MTEHLTLSEFATNETTDSRQASQRSTDETVTMTADERVATYLIEDQMADLTDAIREAVQNGIDSPGSSRVLVSVSPGQSLILDDGAGVDLESTEGRRNLSVLGAGNKQRSDDETIGEWGIGKGAIIAKGAVRIWSHDTALCFDYRDQRDSGPWADISGRDGQLVEVDHHLEGMLVEIDHYEDEVPDPDSYRWRRYVRNLRKRFAYVQSRTGVSVVINGEPVDQGDPLEAVADSPHPSLVRETEEAILALEYTPHEGLDIYSNGLYVTTKREYGLGGLVVSKGNLTLNFARNDIQSGCDRWQRIDHALEQARDDLYANVSDDRLTAESREVMVEAMASESSDEQWTDRKLFQLATESRISLEEIQAAPKIGWVDGAQKGADKLVERGYVVLDTSDAATQRLHDLATDENTSIAVPETFDVGEQATSEGVWTGYHRIEDESQLNADQRRYLLFARVLASELGIDRDVHYGEASADAWTDGRTYIVITDSAVTSRQRAVWMHDLYLVVLHEAAHETSSTDQPSHGHHFESTFRSLIEDPANRETFATLVQAVVDNGFEAVFDDAEVQLQMGD, encoded by the coding sequence ATGACAGAACATCTAACACTCTCGGAGTTCGCCACGAATGAGACAACTGACTCGAGGCAGGCCAGTCAGCGATCGACTGACGAGACCGTGACGATGACGGCCGACGAGCGGGTCGCAACGTACCTCATCGAAGACCAGATGGCAGATCTCACAGACGCAATCCGCGAAGCCGTCCAAAACGGCATCGACAGTCCCGGGTCATCCCGTGTGCTGGTTAGCGTCTCGCCCGGGCAATCGCTCATCCTCGATGACGGCGCTGGCGTCGATCTCGAGTCGACAGAGGGGCGACGCAATCTCTCAGTGCTTGGCGCAGGAAACAAGCAACGATCAGACGACGAGACAATTGGTGAGTGGGGCATCGGCAAGGGTGCGATCATCGCAAAGGGTGCCGTTCGTATCTGGAGTCACGACACCGCACTGTGTTTCGACTACCGCGATCAACGCGACTCGGGACCGTGGGCAGACATCAGCGGTCGCGACGGCCAACTTGTAGAGGTCGACCACCACCTCGAGGGGATGCTCGTCGAGATCGATCACTACGAAGACGAAGTGCCCGATCCAGACAGCTACCGGTGGCGGCGCTACGTTCGCAATCTTCGCAAACGCTTCGCGTACGTGCAATCCCGGACAGGCGTCTCGGTCGTGATCAACGGTGAACCGGTCGATCAGGGGGATCCACTCGAGGCAGTGGCCGACTCGCCACACCCATCACTTGTTCGCGAAACCGAGGAGGCGATCCTCGCACTCGAGTACACGCCTCACGAGGGACTCGACATCTACAGCAACGGGCTCTACGTCACGACGAAGCGCGAGTACGGACTTGGTGGGCTCGTCGTCTCGAAGGGGAATCTGACGCTGAACTTTGCGCGTAACGACATCCAGTCCGGCTGTGACCGCTGGCAGCGGATCGACCACGCACTCGAGCAGGCGCGTGATGACCTGTACGCAAATGTCTCAGACGACCGGCTGACTGCCGAGAGCCGTGAAGTGATGGTCGAAGCGATGGCGTCCGAGTCATCGGACGAGCAGTGGACCGATCGCAAACTGTTCCAGCTGGCAACCGAATCCCGCATCAGCCTCGAGGAGATCCAAGCGGCCCCAAAGATCGGGTGGGTCGACGGCGCTCAGAAAGGCGCAGATAAACTCGTCGAGCGTGGCTACGTCGTCCTTGATACGAGCGATGCGGCAACTCAACGACTTCACGACCTTGCCACCGACGAGAACACATCGATAGCGGTGCCGGAAACGTTCGATGTCGGTGAGCAGGCAACATCAGAGGGCGTTTGGACGGGCTATCATCGCATCGAGGACGAATCGCAGTTGAACGCTGACCAGCGGCGGTATCTGCTCTTTGCTCGAGTGTTGGCCTCGGAGCTTGGGATCGATCGGGATGTGCACTATGGTGAAGCGAGTGCCGATGCCTGGACTGACGGCAGAACGTACATCGTGATCACTGACTCCGCTGTAACGAGCCGGCAGCGTGCGGTCTGGATGCACGACCTGTATCTCGTGGTGTTGCACGAAGCAGCCCACGAGACCTCGAGTACGGATCAACCGTCACACGGACACCATTTCGAGAGCACGTTTCGCTCACTGATCGAGGATCCAGCGAACCGCGAAACGTTTGCGACACTTGTCCAGGCGGTTGTTGATAATGGGTTCGAGGCTGTGTTCGACGATGCTGAGGTGCAACTGCAGATGGGTGACTGA
- a CDS encoding IS630 family transposase produces MGRLDDITLEELYDLKDQIDKGKPRERVLAAIGRKQGDQLETLADRHGVVEKTIRNWLDRFEEEPIEQAPYDAPRPGGPAKIEGEDREQLFEQLQQPPTELGYDQQAWSAKLLLHHAKEEYGVEYHETYAYDLLKEAGLSLRTARPQHHEADPEEKAEFQETVEKNDPN; encoded by the coding sequence ATGGGTCGGCTCGACGACATCACGCTCGAAGAACTCTATGATCTAAAGGACCAGATCGACAAAGGGAAGCCGCGAGAACGTGTTCTCGCGGCGATTGGGCGTAAGCAGGGCGATCAACTGGAGACACTAGCTGATCGCCACGGTGTTGTCGAGAAAACGATTCGCAACTGGCTCGATCGGTTCGAGGAAGAACCGATCGAGCAGGCACCGTACGACGCTCCTCGACCAGGAGGTCCAGCAAAAATCGAGGGCGAAGACCGTGAGCAACTGTTCGAACAACTGCAACAGCCGCCGACCGAACTCGGCTACGACCAGCAAGCGTGGTCAGCGAAACTGTTGCTCCATCACGCCAAAGAGGAATACGGCGTCGAATACCACGAAACCTACGCGTACGACTTGCTGAAAGAGGCCGGGCTGTCCTTGCGGACAGCACGGCCTCAACATCATGAAGCCGACCCTGAAGAGAAAGCCGAGTTCCAAGAAACAGTCGAAAAAAACGACCCGAACTAA
- a CDS encoding type II toxin-antitoxin system VapC family toxin, with the protein MFLGPKFLFAFFNPNDELHGASRALAEFARSGDLPYRQFIVNEHALDEAATRLKKRALLRYAELLFKAVDESGLFRFERVPDEAFEQGRDRFIEWDGNDASFTDFVISSHMEELGVDHIATYDRHYQLFDVVTIPHIDLG; encoded by the coding sequence GTGTTTCTTGGGCCGAAGTTCCTGTTCGCGTTTTTCAATCCGAACGACGAACTGCACGGCGCATCGCGAGCGCTCGCCGAGTTCGCACGCAGCGGGGATCTTCCATATCGACAGTTTATCGTTAACGAGCACGCGCTCGACGAGGCGGCAACGCGACTGAAAAAGCGTGCGTTGCTTCGATACGCCGAGTTGCTATTCAAAGCGGTCGATGAAAGTGGGCTGTTTCGCTTCGAGCGTGTTCCCGATGAGGCATTCGAGCAGGGTCGCGATAGATTCATCGAGTGGGACGGCAACGACGCCTCATTCACGGACTTTGTCATTTCGAGTCACATGGAGGAACTGGGTGTCGACCACATTGCGACGTACGATCGACACTACCAGCTATTCGATGTCGTGACGATTCCGCACATCGATCTGGGATAG
- a CDS encoding MarR family transcriptional regulator — protein sequence MSSGTIDIDEFENADDDKFEERNDTERIVLFLDENDDRAWKAAAIAEQLELDTDAVSAILSRLKERGLVRHKRPYWAITDDEERLQAAYRLHQHHQTADEQYGEEHLEKLKTDEMEEVR from the coding sequence ATGTCGAGCGGCACCATCGATATCGACGAGTTCGAGAACGCCGACGACGATAAATTCGAGGAACGAAACGACACCGAGCGGATCGTGCTGTTCCTCGACGAGAACGACGACCGGGCGTGGAAGGCAGCGGCGATCGCCGAGCAACTCGAGCTGGATACGGATGCTGTCAGTGCGATCCTCTCGCGACTGAAGGAACGAGGTCTCGTGCGGCACAAGCGGCCGTACTGGGCGATTACTGACGATGAGGAACGGCTCCAGGCCGCCTACCGGCTTCACCAGCACCACCAGACTGCAGACGAGCAGTACGGCGAGGAGCATCTCGAGAAGTTGAAGACAGACGAGATGGAGGAGGTGCGGTGA
- a CDS encoding CBS domain-containing protein: MEEVKREHSVQHLPVVDDDEIVGILTTTNLAH, translated from the coding sequence GTGGAGGAGGTCAAGAGAGAGCATTCGGTTCAACACCTCCCAGTCGTTGATGATGATGAGATCGTGGGGATTTTGACAACAACTAATTTAGCTCACTAG
- a CDS encoding ArsR/SmtB family transcription factor — translation MAEDAIADGTTEEAETCCAPPGDVDSDAMTTDLQVLTAMGNDTRYELLRRIANADDGVCVCDLEAAVGVSQSAVSQALSRLYTAGLVTRRKEGSWRYYEPTETTAALLETLDDLRGTHE, via the coding sequence ATGGCAGAGGATGCGATCGCTGACGGAACCACGGAAGAAGCTGAGACCTGCTGTGCACCGCCCGGCGATGTCGACTCAGACGCAATGACGACGGACCTCCAAGTGCTAACCGCGATGGGGAACGACACGCGATACGAACTGCTTCGCCGAATCGCGAACGCGGATGACGGCGTTTGCGTCTGCGATCTCGAAGCCGCAGTCGGCGTCAGTCAGAGTGCCGTCAGCCAAGCGCTCTCCCGCTTGTACACCGCAGGGCTGGTCACGCGCCGCAAGGAGGGGTCATGGCGGTACTACGAACCGACTGAGACGACCGCGGCCCTCCTCGAAACACTCGACGACCTGCGAGGTACCCATGAATAA